The stretch of DNA TGGAACAGGCTGCAGATGTTTTCTCTCGTGAGGGAAGCGAGCAAATTGCGTCCTACTTACAGCAAATGGCTGGGGAGTTGAAGCAAGTATTAGGAAATTCGGACCAAACAGCTGCTTGCAATGATTACAACCAATTCCTTGGGACATTATTCCAAAGGATTCGTTCAGGTGATTTGCAACAGGTTCGTGACCTACTAACCGCCAACCAACATTTGCTAGACCTTCAGTTTGCGCAAGCAATGACAGCATTGGCTGATAACTTAATTGAAGAATACCCAGAAGAAAAAGATTACATCATTGCCTATGTAGGCAATCTGAGCATTCAAATTCAGGAGTTTCCTCTAGGCAATGCTGCTAACAATCAAGAAATTGCCATTGCTGGATATCAATGGATTTTACAGCATGATGTTGCCGGTACGTCCAGATGGGCAACGACTCAAAACAATCTGGGCTTAGCCTACCAAGACCGCATCCAGGGAGACAAGGCACAAAATCTGGAACATGCCATTGCCTACTACCAGCAAGCT from Geitlerinema sp. PCC 9228 encodes:
- a CDS encoding tetratricopeptide repeat-containing protein; this encodes MADEQRLQEYLQLIQKLIECPSGQEPEILEANQHLLDVGLIQAMEQAADVFSREGSEQIASYLQQMAGELKQVLGNSDQTAACNDYNQFLGTLFQRIRSGDLQQVRDLLTANQHLLDLQFAQAMTALADNLIEEYPEEKDYIIAYVGNLSIQIQEFPLGNAANNQEIAIAGYQWILQHDVAGTSRWATTQNNLGLAYQDRIQGDKAQNLEHAIAYYQQALQVYTRDAFPQDWAMTQNNLGNAYLYRIQGDKAQNLEDAIAYYQQA